In Lacrimispora indolis DSM 755, a genomic segment contains:
- the phnE gene encoding phosphonate ABC transporter, permease protein PhnE yields MNKQIEKAYEERPRNTVYRITVSIIVLALILWSGSAVDFSGGGLGGLKIAGNILNGIFHPDRKLLFNLTVQGVPYLLLETICIAFLGTLVGAFLAIPLSFLSASNLMPAPIAYLSRLVIMAVRTIPAFVYGLMFIRVSGPGAFTGLLTMSVCSIGMVSKMYIEAIEDLDTRILESLDACGCNTFQKIRYGILPQLIPNFASTVIYRFDINLRDATVLGLVGAGGIGAPLIFAMNSYRWNEAGAILVGLVILVLIVEYISTKIRVKLARG; encoded by the coding sequence ATGAATAAACAGATTGAAAAAGCATATGAAGAGCGCCCAAGAAACACGGTTTACCGGATCACCGTGTCCATCATCGTACTGGCTCTCATTTTATGGTCCGGATCTGCCGTAGACTTTTCAGGCGGTGGTCTTGGGGGACTTAAAATCGCCGGAAATATTTTAAACGGGATATTTCATCCCGACAGGAAGCTGCTGTTTAACCTAACCGTACAGGGAGTTCCCTACCTTCTTTTGGAAACGATTTGTATTGCATTTTTAGGGACCCTTGTGGGGGCATTTCTTGCCATTCCCTTGTCCTTTTTATCTGCTTCCAATTTGATGCCGGCCCCCATTGCCTATCTCAGCCGTCTGGTGATCATGGCTGTGAGGACTATTCCGGCCTTTGTATATGGCCTTATGTTCATACGTGTCAGCGGACCCGGCGCATTCACCGGACTTTTAACCATGTCCGTCTGTTCCATCGGCATGGTATCAAAGATGTATATTGAAGCCATAGAAGACTTAGACACCAGGATTTTGGAATCCCTGGATGCCTGCGGCTGCAACACATTTCAGAAGATACGGTATGGAATTCTGCCTCAGCTGATTCCAAATTTCGCATCAACGGTAATCTACCGGTTTGACATTAATTTAAGGGATGCAACGGTTCTGGGGCTGGTGGGAGCCGGAGGCATCGGCGCGCCCCTGATTTTTGCCATGAATTCCTACCGGTGGAATGAGGCGGGAGCGATTCTGGTGGGTCTGGTGATCCTGGTTCTCATCGTGGAGTACATATCTACCAAAATCCGCGTGAAGCTGGCCAGGGGGTGA
- a CDS encoding carbon starvation CstA family protein, producing MNGLTMMLLAVVVLGGAYLIYGRYLARTWGIDPKAKTPAFEMEDGVDYVPADTNVVFGHQFASIAGAGPINGPIQAAMFGWLPVMLWILLGGVFFGAVQDFSSMYASVKNKGRSIGYIIELYIGKLGKQLFLLFTWLFSILVVAAFADIVAGTFNGFSADGAAIPANGAVATTSLLFIVFAVALGYFLKYTKFGKIVNTLTAIVFLVLAVGLGLAFPVYIPQSSWLIFVFLYVLVACVTPVWALLQPRDYLNSYLLIAMIVGAVFGILVYNPSMNLPSFTGFKLVGTNGSVSYLFPTLFVTIACGAVSGFHSLVASGTASKQIKNEKNILPVSFGAMLLESLLAITALIAAGFIATKEGLPAGTPPQLFARAIAVFLTSLGLPESVCYTLITLSISAFALTSLDSVARVGRIAFQEFFTDDSMEPEKKGSLNKFLTNKYVSTILTLLLCYALSQAGYASIWPLFGSANQLLSALALIACAVYLKKTNRQGFMLWGPMVIMLGVTFTALGLKIKELITALSGQFVFGNALQLVFAVLLLILGVIVAFEGIKKLIGKEDEEVAKTGKNALAQ from the coding sequence ATGAATGGTTTAACAATGATGCTGCTGGCCGTTGTGGTATTAGGCGGCGCCTATTTAATCTATGGCAGATATCTTGCCAGGACATGGGGGATCGATCCGAAAGCGAAGACTCCTGCTTTTGAAATGGAGGATGGAGTGGATTATGTTCCTGCTGATACCAATGTTGTTTTTGGACATCAGTTTGCATCAATTGCAGGTGCAGGCCCCATAAACGGACCGATTCAGGCTGCCATGTTTGGCTGGCTGCCGGTTATGCTCTGGATACTGCTGGGCGGTGTTTTCTTTGGAGCAGTACAGGATTTTTCTTCTATGTATGCGTCTGTAAAGAACAAAGGGCGTTCCATTGGATACATTATTGAACTTTATATAGGAAAATTGGGAAAACAGTTATTCCTATTATTTACCTGGCTGTTTTCCATCCTGGTGGTAGCTGCCTTTGCAGATATTGTTGCGGGAACCTTTAACGGTTTTTCTGCCGATGGTGCGGCGATTCCGGCAAATGGTGCCGTTGCCACGACTTCCCTGCTGTTTATCGTATTTGCCGTGGCTCTTGGATATTTCCTGAAATACACAAAATTCGGAAAAATAGTAAACACATTGACTGCCATAGTTTTTCTTGTGCTGGCCGTTGGGCTTGGCCTTGCTTTTCCGGTATATATCCCCCAGAGTTCCTGGCTGATTTTTGTATTCTTATATGTGCTGGTTGCTTGTGTTACACCGGTATGGGCACTTTTACAGCCTCGTGATTATCTGAACAGTTATTTGCTCATTGCCATGATTGTCGGAGCTGTTTTTGGGATTTTGGTATACAATCCTTCTATGAATCTGCCATCCTTTACCGGATTCAAACTGGTTGGTACCAATGGAAGCGTATCCTATTTGTTTCCGACCCTGTTTGTTACCATTGCCTGCGGAGCCGTATCAGGGTTCCATTCTCTGGTAGCTTCGGGAACTGCATCAAAGCAGATCAAAAATGAGAAAAATATTTTACCTGTTTCCTTCGGTGCCATGCTGCTGGAAAGCCTGTTGGCAATTACTGCGCTGATTGCAGCCGGATTTATAGCAACAAAGGAAGGGCTGCCGGCAGGCACGCCACCCCAGCTTTTTGCCAGGGCCATCGCTGTGTTTTTAACCAGCCTGGGTTTGCCGGAATCTGTGTGTTATACGCTCATAACTCTGTCCATATCCGCGTTTGCACTGACCAGTCTGGACTCTGTGGCCCGTGTGGGGCGTATCGCATTTCAGGAATTTTTTACTGATGATTCCATGGAACCAGAGAAAAAAGGTTCGTTGAATAAATTTCTGACGAATAAATATGTTTCTACCATCCTGACTCTGCTGCTCTGCTATGCTCTGTCCCAGGCAGGATATGCCAGTATCTGGCCGCTGTTTGGTTCCGCCAATCAGCTCTTGTCCGCACTGGCATTGATAGCTTGCGCCGTATACTTAAAGAAAACAAACCGCCAGGGCTTTATGCTCTGGGGGCCAATGGTCATTATGTTGGGCGTGACCTTCACAGCGCTTGGATTAAAGATTAAGGAACTGATCACAGCACTTTCCGGACAGTTTGTATTTGGAAATGCGCTGCAGCTTGTATTTGCAGTACTCCTGCTCATACTCGGCGTGATTGTTGCTTTTGAAGGAATTAAAAAGCTGATTGGAAAAGAAGATGAGGAAGTAGCTAAGACAGGGAAAAATGCATTGGCTCAGTAG
- a CDS encoding bifunctional metallophosphatase/5'-nucleotidase, protein MEKQARIYYTSDVHGYLFPTSYGDREERPMGLLNCISNFKKDGNTLVFDGGDTLQGAPLATYISSQMEVVPEADPIARVYNAAGYDAVVPGNHDFNFGYERLAEYFQALQGVCLCANARDLEGKARIVKSHIFTLENGLRLGVTGVVTDYVNVWEQPEHLEKIRITDAFEAASEELLRLKSQADVTVCIYHGGYECDLDNGTVLSTTGENVGCRILRELDYDLLLTAHQHMSVPGRELYGTHTLQLAPNALQYACVDIRVEDGKVSVDSSICPAGGVHGKEPYESLLPLEEAVQEWLDVDIGRLKEPVPEKGKLEMALKGSAIADFFNQVQLEYSGADISCVGLGNSSISLPDHVTMRDLVRVYPFSNTLVVLEVNEGSLKKALERCAEYFTLRDGELKISDVFLKPKVEHYNYDYFSGITFEVDLKESVGNRVKRILYRGEPLAGRSLSLCMSDYRASGTGGYEVYKECRILKRINKEVPQLSLDYFKRHPVVNIEKNGGIIVV, encoded by the coding sequence TTGGAGAAACAGGCAAGAATTTATTACACTTCAGATGTTCACGGATATTTATTTCCCACTTCTTACGGGGACAGAGAAGAGCGGCCTATGGGTCTTTTAAACTGCATCTCCAACTTTAAGAAGGACGGAAATACCCTTGTTTTTGACGGAGGGGATACGCTCCAGGGGGCTCCCCTGGCAACCTACATTTCTTCTCAGATGGAGGTTGTTCCGGAAGCAGACCCAATTGCAAGGGTATACAACGCGGCAGGCTATGATGCCGTTGTTCCGGGCAACCATGATTTTAATTTCGGCTATGAGCGCCTTGCGGAGTACTTTCAGGCCCTTCAGGGAGTCTGCCTTTGTGCCAATGCCAGGGATTTAGAAGGTAAGGCCAGGATAGTAAAGAGCCATATCTTTACCCTGGAGAACGGGCTCCGCTTGGGAGTGACAGGAGTTGTAACGGATTATGTAAACGTATGGGAACAGCCGGAGCACTTGGAAAAGATCCGGATCACCGATGCGTTTGAAGCGGCTTCGGAGGAACTGTTACGATTAAAGAGTCAGGCGGATGTTACCGTATGCATTTATCACGGCGGCTATGAGTGTGATCTTGACAACGGAACGGTTTTAAGTACTACGGGGGAAAATGTGGGCTGCCGCATTTTAAGGGAGCTGGATTATGACCTCCTTTTGACTGCCCACCAGCACATGTCTGTTCCAGGAAGAGAGCTTTATGGAACTCATACCCTGCAGCTTGCCCCTAATGCCCTGCAGTACGCCTGTGTGGATATCAGGGTGGAGGATGGAAAAGTTTCTGTGGATTCCTCCATCTGCCCTGCCGGGGGAGTTCATGGAAAAGAGCCATACGAATCCCTGCTGCCTTTGGAAGAGGCGGTGCAGGAATGGCTGGATGTGGACATCGGCCGCTTAAAAGAGCCGGTTCCGGAAAAGGGTAAGCTTGAGATGGCTCTTAAAGGGTCAGCCATTGCAGATTTTTTTAACCAGGTCCAGCTGGAATATTCGGGAGCTGATATCTCCTGTGTTGGCCTGGGAAATTCGTCCATCAGCCTGCCGGACCATGTGACCATGCGGGATCTGGTGCGGGTGTATCCGTTTTCCAATACCCTTGTGGTCCTGGAAGTAAATGAGGGATCCCTTAAGAAGGCCTTGGAGCGGTGCGCCGAATACTTTACTCTAAGAGATGGGGAGTTAAAGATTTCAGATGTATTCTTAAAGCCAAAGGTGGAACATTATAATTATGACTATTTTTCCGGCATTACCTTTGAAGTGGACTTAAAAGAATCTGTGGGAAACCGGGTGAAAAGGATCCTGTATAGGGGAGAGCCTCTTGCAGGCCGTTCCTTAAGTCTCTGCATGAGCGATTACCGGGCCAGCGGTACTGGCGGATATGAGGTATACAAGGAATGCCGGATATTAAAGCGTATTAACAAAGAGGTCCCACAGCTGTCCCTGGATTATTTTAAGAGGCATCCGGTGGTAAATATAGAGAAAAACGGCGGTATTATTGTCGTTTAA
- the phnE gene encoding phosphonate ABC transporter, permease protein PhnE, with the protein MSFYDKIFPPRKMVLSNGKTVFRPFSRLPLAALILVFLTVLSVKITGFDMRVLAERGNQFFVILGMMVPPAFSYSSQVWKPLFDTIKMSLLGTVTGAVLVIPFAMAASTNIIKSPAAVSVMRLFLSVVRTLPTLVTALIATYVFGLGTLAGTTAIGVFTFAYMGKILYEEIETADMGAFEAMEAIGATKVRAFVSAIIPQVLPSYISNGLFCFEGNVRYAAILGYVGAGGLGLILNEKLGWREYPSVGMILIMLFVAVFLIESVSRYCRRKLV; encoded by the coding sequence ATGAGTTTCTATGACAAGATATTTCCGCCCAGGAAAATGGTATTGTCCAACGGAAAGACCGTCTTTCGGCCGTTTTCCAGGCTTCCTCTGGCGGCATTGATCCTGGTGTTCTTAACCGTGCTGTCCGTAAAAATCACCGGTTTTGATATGAGGGTCTTAGCAGAAAGGGGTAATCAGTTCTTTGTTATTCTGGGAATGATGGTTCCTCCCGCTTTTTCCTACAGCTCCCAGGTGTGGAAGCCCCTGTTTGACACCATTAAAATGTCTCTTCTTGGGACAGTGACAGGGGCGGTGCTGGTCATTCCCTTTGCAATGGCTGCTTCCACCAACATTATAAAAAGCCCTGCAGCGGTCAGCGTGATGAGGCTGTTCTTAAGCGTTGTAAGAACCCTTCCTACCCTGGTGACTGCTCTTATTGCCACCTATGTGTTCGGCCTGGGCACTTTGGCAGGAACCACGGCCATTGGGGTTTTTACCTTTGCCTATATGGGGAAGATTTTATATGAAGAGATCGAGACTGCCGATATGGGAGCCTTTGAAGCCATGGAAGCCATTGGAGCAACCAAGGTCCGGGCCTTTGTAAGCGCCATCATTCCTCAGGTGCTTCCTTCCTATATTTCCAATGGATTGTTCTGTTTTGAGGGAAATGTCCGCTATGCGGCCATTTTAGGTTATGTAGGTGCAGGCGGCCTGGGGCTGATCCTCAATGAGAAATTAGGCTGGAGGGAATACCCCAGTGTGGGCATGATTCTTATCATGCTGTTTGTTGCCGTATTTTTGATCGAGTCGGTGAGCCGTTACTGCCGCCGGAAGCTGGTGTAG
- a CDS encoding DNA topoisomerase III has protein sequence MKSLIIAEKPSVARDIARVLHCTKNHDGVIEGETYVVTWGLGHLVTLADPEDYDPKYKEWKMEDLPMMPDQFRLEVIKQTGKQYRVVKAQIHRADVGEIIIATDAGREGELVARLILEKAGNKKPIKRLWISSVTDKAIKEGFAKLKNGHEYDNLYDAAMCRAEADWLVGINATRALTCKYNASLSCGRVQTPTLAIIARREEEIKNFVPKPYYGITAKCASPALSFTWRDEKSKSFRSFDKDRVEALFDHMKAIGEGVITEVKSAPKKTDPPQLYDLTELQREANRRFNYSAKETLNIMQRLYENHKVLTYPRTDSRYLSSDIVPSIKERLEACGVGPYRKLAGRLANQKIKAAPSFVNDKKVTDHHAIIPTEQFVQLDHMTIDERKIYDLVVRRFLAVLYPPFEYEQTEITLDLGGETLAARGKTVKAQGWKEVYDNQDEEEEEQELKEQNLPAMKKGDRITGLTVTMTEGKTKPPAPFQEASLLTAMENPVSYMETKDKDMAKALGETGGLGTVATRADIIEKLFSGFLLEKRGKDIYLTSKARQLLNLVPEDLKKPELTAQWEMKLSEIAGGKLKRAAFMKDIRQYSGELIHQIRSGEGSFNHDNLTSHKCPVCGKRMLAVKGKNSEMLVCQDRECGHREVVSRTSNARCPVCHKKLELKGKGDGQIFICKCGYKEKLSSFKERRAREGAGVSKRDVSKYLNEQKKEGSQPINSAFADAFAKLNLGGNGEKPVP, from the coding sequence ATGAAATCTTTAATTATAGCAGAAAAGCCGTCGGTTGCCAGGGATATTGCCCGGGTGCTTCATTGTACAAAAAATCATGACGGAGTAATAGAAGGGGAGACTTATGTGGTTACCTGGGGGCTGGGCCATCTGGTCACATTGGCTGACCCGGAAGATTACGATCCCAAATATAAGGAATGGAAAATGGAGGATCTTCCCATGATGCCGGACCAGTTCCGGCTGGAAGTCATCAAACAGACCGGAAAGCAGTACCGGGTGGTAAAAGCCCAGATCCACCGGGCAGATGTGGGAGAAATCATCATTGCTACCGATGCCGGACGGGAGGGGGAGCTTGTGGCCAGGCTGATCCTGGAGAAGGCAGGGAATAAAAAGCCAATAAAAAGGCTGTGGATCTCTTCCGTCACAGACAAAGCCATTAAAGAAGGATTTGCAAAATTAAAAAACGGTCATGAGTACGACAACTTATACGATGCTGCCATGTGCCGCGCCGAGGCGGACTGGCTGGTGGGCATCAACGCCACCAGGGCGCTGACCTGTAAGTACAATGCCAGCTTAAGCTGCGGCCGGGTACAGACTCCCACCCTTGCCATCATCGCAAGGCGGGAGGAAGAAATCAAAAATTTTGTTCCAAAGCCCTATTATGGGATAACGGCCAAATGTGCCAGTCCGGCCCTTTCCTTTACCTGGCGGGATGAGAAATCAAAAAGCTTCCGTTCCTTTGACAAGGACCGGGTGGAAGCCCTTTTTGATCATATGAAGGCAATAGGCGAAGGAGTGATCACTGAGGTGAAAAGCGCTCCAAAGAAAACGGATCCGCCTCAGCTTTATGATCTGACAGAGCTTCAAAGGGAAGCCAACCGCCGGTTTAACTATTCTGCAAAAGAGACTTTGAACATCATGCAGAGGCTCTATGAAAACCACAAGGTCCTGACTTACCCCAGAACGGATTCCAGGTATTTAAGCTCGGATATTGTTCCATCAATAAAGGAAAGGCTGGAAGCCTGCGGCGTTGGGCCGTACCGGAAGCTGGCCGGAAGGCTGGCAAACCAGAAAATCAAGGCAGCTCCTTCCTTTGTAAACGATAAGAAGGTGACGGACCATCATGCCATCATTCCAACAGAGCAGTTTGTCCAGCTGGACCATATGACTATTGATGAGCGGAAGATCTATGATCTGGTGGTCCGCAGATTTTTAGCTGTACTGTATCCGCCCTTTGAATATGAACAGACGGAAATTACCCTGGATTTAGGTGGAGAGACACTTGCGGCCAGGGGAAAGACCGTGAAAGCCCAGGGCTGGAAGGAAGTTTATGATAATCAGGATGAGGAAGAGGAAGAGCAGGAATTAAAGGAGCAGAATCTTCCTGCCATGAAAAAAGGGGACCGTATCACAGGGCTGACTGTGACCATGACGGAAGGAAAAACAAAGCCTCCGGCCCCGTTTCAGGAAGCGTCCCTTCTCACTGCCATGGAAAATCCGGTTTCTTATATGGAAACAAAGGACAAGGACATGGCGAAGGCCTTGGGAGAAACAGGGGGACTTGGGACCGTGGCTACAAGAGCGGATATCATTGAAAAGCTGTTTTCCGGCTTTCTTTTAGAAAAGCGGGGGAAGGATATTTATCTGACCTCCAAGGCCAGGCAGCTCCTTAACCTTGTGCCAGAAGATTTAAAAAAACCGGAGCTTACCGCCCAATGGGAGATGAAATTATCTGAAATTGCAGGAGGAAAATTAAAGCGGGCCGCATTCATGAAGGACATCAGGCAGTACTCCGGGGAATTGATCCATCAGATCAGGTCAGGGGAAGGCAGCTTTAACCATGACAACTTAACCAGTCACAAATGCCCGGTCTGCGGAAAGCGGATGCTGGCAGTAAAGGGGAAAAACAGTGAGATGCTTGTTTGCCAGGACCGGGAATGCGGTCACAGGGAGGTGGTCTCCAGGACCAGCAATGCCAGATGTCCGGTCTGCCATAAGAAGCTGGAGCTTAAGGGAAAAGGGGATGGACAGATCTTTATCTGCAAATGCGGCTATAAGGAAAAGCTCTCTTCCTTTAAAGAAAGGCGTGCCAGGGAAGGTGCCGGAGTATCCAAAAGGGATGTGTCAAAGTATTTGAACGAACAGAAAAAGGAAGGGAGTCAACCCATTAATTCAGCCTTTGCAGATGCCTTTGCAAAGCTGAACCTGGGAGGAAACGGGGAGAAGCCTGTCCCTTAA
- a CDS encoding 16S rRNA (cytosine(1402)-N(4))-methyltransferase: protein MRIDINHEFEVLYEFLEKIHSAMAEDGRVAIITF from the coding sequence TTGCGAATTGATATCAATCATGAATTTGAAGTGTTATATGAATTTTTAGAAAAAATTCATTCTGCCATGGCTGAGGACGGGCGTGTTGCTATCATTACTTTTTAA
- a CDS encoding phosphate/phosphite/phosphonate ABC transporter substrate-binding protein yields the protein MKKTVSVLMAAALCAAMIGGCSGGSQTGATTAAGTEAASPAAGETTKAEAKAENKKIDKLNVYFVPSREPEEIVTATEPLKDMLKSELGKEGYDIGEVVITVGTSYEAVGEALSAGTADIGLIPGGTYVLYDDGAEVILTATRDALSKNSDSAKDWNDGKATEGTTDQATSYRALIIAGPSEKGKALTDKVNKGEALTFEDLDGANWSVMSSSSPAGYIYPSLWLQDNFQKNMLNLSHAVQSDSYGSAFARLASGQVDVLCTYADARRDYEEKWKSEYGRAGSIWEETGVIGVTPPIFNDTVSVSKTSKIMDDDFKKAVQNAFINIGNTDEGKEVIAIYSHKGYKPAQSSDYDNERAAQKMIKELNAK from the coding sequence ATGAAAAAAACAGTTTCTGTATTAATGGCAGCAGCACTTTGTGCAGCAATGATCGGAGGATGTTCTGGCGGCAGCCAAACAGGAGCCACAACCGCAGCAGGGACAGAGGCAGCATCGCCTGCGGCAGGAGAGACCACAAAGGCGGAGGCAAAAGCTGAGAACAAGAAGATTGACAAACTGAACGTATATTTTGTTCCTTCCAGAGAACCGGAAGAGATCGTAACCGCCACAGAGCCTTTAAAAGACATGCTGAAGTCAGAGCTGGGAAAAGAAGGTTATGATATCGGTGAAGTAGTGATCACGGTAGGAACCAGCTACGAAGCGGTTGGAGAAGCCCTTTCTGCAGGCACTGCGGATATCGGCCTGATTCCCGGAGGTACTTATGTCCTTTATGATGATGGGGCAGAAGTAATTCTTACGGCCACCAGAGATGCACTGAGCAAAAACTCCGATTCTGCAAAGGACTGGAATGACGGAAAGGCCACGGAAGGCACTACGGACCAGGCAACTTCCTACCGGGCTCTTATCATTGCAGGTCCTTCTGAAAAGGGGAAAGCATTGACAGACAAGGTAAACAAGGGCGAAGCATTGACCTTTGAGGATTTAGACGGAGCAAACTGGAGCGTTATGTCATCCTCCTCACCGGCAGGATACATTTACCCATCCTTATGGCTTCAGGATAATTTCCAGAAAAACATGTTAAACCTTTCCCATGCAGTACAGTCTGATTCCTATGGAAGCGCATTTGCAAGACTTGCTTCCGGTCAGGTGGATGTTCTCTGTACCTATGCAGATGCCCGCAGGGACTATGAGGAGAAATGGAAATCCGAATATGGCAGAGCCGGCTCCATCTGGGAAGAAACAGGTGTCATCGGTGTGACTCCTCCCATTTTCAATGATACGGTCAGCGTGAGCAAGACTTCCAAAATCATGGATGATGATTTTAAAAAGGCAGTTCAGAACGCATTTATCAACATCGGCAATACGGATGAGGGCAAGGAAGTCATTGCCATCTACAGCCATAAGGGATATAAGCCGGCACAGAGTTCTGATTACGATAATGAACGTGCGGCACAGAAGATGATCAAGGAATTAAATGCAAAATAA
- a CDS encoding LacI family DNA-binding transcriptional regulator, with translation MATIKEISQLADVSIATVSRVLNQDDTIVVSPEVKKRIFRIAHELKYVPPRRRHTQKERGIVIGVADWHIIRKDRTNIRLSSLDVIVKSMSGKNDVRFERLDKNKPGQYDGIMAFGVFSEEEMEFLRMQSYSIVFINSDPKDYEYDSIVMDFNKGIHEMLDYLMERKKYCSVGYIGGLYEEGQVKIGYRRLEGIQAAFMQRGLYKEENFYIGDISRESGYEQAKRAVESGRLPEAVLLGSEEVAEGALEAFQDAGLRVPKDVAVVIYKDIETLESKWPSYTKVRMFPDIVWQTAIKLLLEQIQEGRKDNMTIYLPTKLEVGDSA, from the coding sequence ATGGCTACAATAAAAGAAATTTCGCAGCTTGCGGATGTATCCATTGCAACGGTGTCAAGGGTCTTGAACCAGGACGATACCATTGTGGTGAGCCCGGAAGTGAAAAAAAGGATATTTAGAATTGCCCACGAATTAAAATATGTCCCACCCAGGAGGCGTCATACGCAGAAAGAAAGAGGAATTGTCATAGGAGTGGCTGACTGGCATATTATCCGGAAGGACAGAACCAACATCAGGCTTTCCTCCCTGGACGTGATCGTAAAATCCATGTCAGGGAAAAATGATGTGCGTTTTGAACGGCTGGATAAAAATAAGCCGGGACAGTACGACGGTATCATGGCCTTCGGCGTTTTTTCTGAGGAAGAGATGGAGTTTTTGCGGATGCAGAGCTATTCTATTGTATTCATTAATTCGGATCCAAAGGATTATGAGTACGACAGCATTGTTATGGATTTTAATAAGGGGATCCATGAAATGCTGGATTATCTCATGGAACGGAAAAAATACTGCAGCGTCGGCTACATAGGAGGCCTTTATGAGGAAGGCCAGGTAAAGATCGGTTACAGGAGGCTGGAAGGAATCCAGGCAGCTTTTATGCAGAGAGGCCTTTACAAAGAAGAGAATTTTTACATAGGCGATATCAGCAGGGAAAGCGGCTATGAGCAGGCAAAACGGGCTGTGGAATCAGGCCGTCTGCCGGAAGCGGTGCTCTTAGGAAGCGAAGAAGTGGCGGAAGGCGCATTGGAAGCGTTCCAGGATGCGGGCCTGCGTGTCCCAAAGGATGTGGCAGTGGTCATCTATAAGGATATTGAGACCCTGGAATCCAAATGGCCGTCCTATACTAAGGTCCGGATGTTTCCTGATATCGTATGGCAGACAGCGATCAAGCTTCTGCTGGAACAGATCCAGGAAGGCCGTAAAGACAATATGACAATTTATCTCCCAACAAAGCTTGAAGTCGGGGACAGTGCGTGA
- the phnC gene encoding phosphonate ABC transporter ATP-binding protein produces the protein MIEFNQVDKKYPNGFHALKDINLKIEQGEFVAIIGLSGAGKSTLLRTINRMHDITGGTLTVNGTDVMQLKGKELRRFRRRIGMIFQSFNLVTRTLVINNVLMSKVPDLPFLKALLGIYPKEDKLGALEALDKVGILDKAFVRADQLSGGQQQRVALARTLAQNPQIILADEPVASLDPVTAKQVMGDFLRINKEMNITILLNIHHVDLALQYASRVVGIRAGQIVYDGPASEVTQDILNEIYEGKEEEAAG, from the coding sequence ATGATTGAATTTAATCAGGTGGACAAAAAGTATCCCAATGGCTTTCATGCCTTAAAAGATATTAACCTGAAAATTGAACAGGGGGAATTTGTGGCGATCATCGGCCTTTCCGGTGCAGGAAAATCCACACTTCTCCGGACCATCAACCGCATGCATGACATTACAGGAGGAACCTTAACCGTGAATGGGACCGATGTGATGCAGTTAAAGGGAAAGGAGTTAAGGCGTTTCCGCCGCAGGATCGGCATGATCTTTCAGTCCTTTAACCTGGTGACCAGGACCCTGGTCATTAACAATGTTCTCATGTCAAAGGTGCCGGATCTGCCGTTTCTAAAGGCTTTATTGGGCATTTACCCAAAAGAGGATAAGCTGGGAGCTTTGGAGGCTCTTGACAAGGTGGGGATCCTTGACAAGGCCTTTGTCCGTGCGGATCAGTTGTCCGGAGGCCAGCAGCAGAGGGTTGCTCTTGCAAGAACCCTGGCCCAGAATCCCCAGATCATCCTGGCGGATGAGCCGGTGGCTTCCCTTGACCCGGTCACTGCAAAACAAGTCATGGGTGATTTCTTAAGGATCAACAAAGAAATGAACATTACCATCCTGCTAAACATCCACCATGTGGACTTAGCGCTCCAATATGCCAGCCGGGTCGTGGGCATAAGGGCGGGACAGATCGTGTACGACGGCCCTGCTTCGGAAGTTACCCAGGATATTTTAAATGAAATATATGAAGGAAAAGAAGAGGAGGCGGCAGGATGA